The Pseudoalteromonas sp. N1230-9 genome segment AAGCATTTACTCAGCTTAAGAATGATTTATCAGATTTTTTTGATGCATTAGAAGATTACCAAGACCCTGATACAGGTTTGCTTACTAATACAGCGTCTGTGAGTAGCGAAACAAATATGAATGTGACAGCCTCAGCTGATGCAGTCAGCGGTGACTACGATATTTTTGTTGAGCAGTTAGCACAAGCACACCAGATAGCATTAAGTTTTGATCCAAGCCAACCCTTATCGACCGATGGCGAATTGGCTGTTAGCCTTGGCACGGATAGCTTCTCTGTTGACCTAGCAAGTTTGCCTGCGGGGGCAACGCTTACTGACTTGGCCAGTGCAATCAACAATCATGCTGACAATAGTGGCGTAAAAGCGACGTTGATGCGCTCAGGGAGTGAAACATTTTTAGTGCTGACCAGTGAAGAGTCTGGTGCTGCAAATACTGTATCAACAACATTTACAGCCGGTGCAGATGCAAATGGTGCAAATATTAGTAATGCGATTGCATCACAGCAGGAATTAACCAGTGCGCAAGATGCTATTGTAAAGCTAGGTGCAAACTCAAATATTACGGTGACCTCAACCAGTAACCAACTAGATAATGTTATTGATGGTGTGAGCATTAACCTTACTCAAGCCCAGCAGGCTGGAGAGACACCCATTAAAGTGTCTGTCGCACAAGATAATGAGAAAAGCGTTGAGAATATTCAGCAATTTGTTGATAAATTCAATACATTATTAAGCTCAATAAACGATAACGATGCGTTAAAAAGAGATGTTATGGCATCAGGAATAGGGCGTTCATTGCGTAATGACTTTCAAGGTGAATTTGCAGGGAAAACCTTATTTTCCATTGGTATTGAATTTGACCGTTATGGCAAGCTATCTATTGATAAAGGTAAGTTAGAAGATGCAATTGCCACACAACCAGAGCAACTAACACACATGTTAACAGGTGCTGATGGTTTGATGGCAAAACTCGAGCAGCGTGTTGAGCCATACACAAAAAGCTATGGCTTAATTAATGATAAGAAAAACACTCTGCAAGCGAGTCTAAATCTAGTGACGGATAAACAACAGCGCCATGAATATTCTATGGAGCAGGTTTATAACCGCTACTTATCACAATTTACGCAAATGCAAATAACGATTTCTAAATTAGAGTCATCAATGGGACAATTTTAAGGGTATTAATTATGTATGATTTAAATGATGGCTTTTCAGCTTATAAAAATACTTCAGTAGAAAGCCGTGCGGCTGGCGCTGATATTCATAAGTTAGTTTTAATGTTATTCGATGGGTTTTTAGATGAACTTGAGCGTGTAGCTGGTCATATACAGCAAAAGCGTTTTGATAAAAAAGCTCAGGGCATTGAAAAGATGATGCGTATTCTTGGCGGTTTAGATGCCTCTTTAGATACAGAAAAAGGCGGCGAAGTCGTTGTTAATATGCAGCAGCTTTATGAGTACTGTGGTGGTGCTTTAATGACTGCAAGTCTTCAAAATGATTTATCTGCATTGTCATCTGTACGTGAAGTTATGCAAAACCTACAGCAGGGCTGGGCAGGATTAGGCTCTCAAGCTGCTTAATCACACCTTATTTATAAGTAATGTTATTTGTTCTGAATCCAAAGCCAGCATTTTTAGCTGGCTTTTTTTGTAACTTAGCATTCTCAACAAACGCTTAAGTTCCTCTTTACTTCCTATCTTTCCGATAAGCGGAAATTAAACTTCCGTTCAGCATGTTGTAAATTAATTTTTTCTTTATATATCAATGTTTTGTGTTTTGGAATGCTTTTTGCTCGTTAAGCTGGTGTTAATGCAGCTCTGAATTGTTTACGGCTGCTCGCTTTAATTGAAATGATCATGATGAATAAACAGCAAACAGACCAGAAAATTCAAACCCTATTGCAAGCTATGGCGAAAGCGATAGAAGAGCAGCAGTGGCAACATATTCGTCATTTTGATCAGCAATTAATGCAGATCCTTAATGAGGCGAAGTTAGCACCTTGGTATCCAAGTTGGCAGTCTAGAGTGCGTGAGTTGAAAGGTGAATATTCACACTTTCTAGCATTAATTAATGCGCAAAAAAACGAATTACAAACACGTATGCAGCAACATCAAAAAGATCGTGACGGCATTATTGCATACAAACAATTTACTGATGGTGCGCGTTAATGAAAGAATTAATCATACACCCACATGTTTCAGGGAATAGAGCCGGTGCTGAAAAGGTGCAAGCAAACTTTACTGACCCTGAAACAAGCCAATTCGATTTAACCGACCATGAAGAACACGCACAATCTACTAGTGAGCTTCGCTCTGAGCTTGAGCAAGTAGAGACAGAAAAGCCATTTGAGCTACCGTCTCAATGGCGCTCAGGTGTATATACACAGTTTAAAGCTGAAAATGAGTCAAGCATGTTAGCGTCAGGTATATCTGCATTATCTGAAACATCGCTACAACAAGGTGCTGAAGCAACAGAACAAGAACAAATCAATATGGACCAAGTTGATTCAGCCCTGCCTATTCAACCCGCTTCTCAGGGAGTTACAGAACCACAAGCTTTAGGCTCGCTTCCTGTGCAGAATAGCCTTACTTCAGCTATGCAGGCTGCTGCTGAAAATGAAGCTATATCAGAAAAAATACGTGTGAATGAGCAAAGTCCTACTACACAGGGTGAACTAGCCTCGAAAACCTTGCTTGATGGTTTATCTACTCAGTCGATAGCAAATGCTACAGAGCAAGAGCAGTTACAAGTAACGAGTGCTTCGTACGCTAAAGAGTTACTACAGCCTAGCCCTAATGGTGCTCAAGCTATACCGGCAGCTAATCAATTATTAAACAATGAAACTGTTGAGTTAACTAAAAAGCAAGCACCTTTATTTAATGCATCAAGTTTGAATACGGCTATTGTATCGCCGAGCAAAGAATACCCACTTAGCAGCCAGCAACCGCAAATGCCCCCTGTGGCTGAGTTGGAAACGTTGCGCTCAAGTGAAACTAAAGTAGGACCGGCTTTAACGCTGGAAACAAGCCCAACACAGCCCAGTAAGGTCAAGACAGCGCTTGAGCAGCCCAATTTTGCGATGACAGAATTAAGTCGCTCATTTTCTTTTTCTTCTGCTGCCAGTTCAGAGCAAGCCACACAGATGCAGCAGTGGCGAACTGAGTCGTTATCGACAAATAGTAGTGAATGGGGCCAACGCTTACTGAATGTGCTGCATGACAAGGTGCAGTTGCAAATAGGCCAACAGGTTCAACGCGCGCAAATCCGTCTTGATCCTCCCCAGTTAGGCAGTATTGACATAAGTATTAGTGTTGAGGGAGAAAAAACCACAGTACACATTGTTGCGAGTAATCCACAAATACGTGAAGCCATGCAACAAACGCTTGAGCAACTTCGCCAATCACTCACTAATGCTGAGCAAAGTACTGTTGATGTTGATATTAGCGATAAACATCAGCAGCACAAACAAACACACGAATTTACACAAGAGCAAGATATTGCAGCTAATCAGTTAAATGATTTGCCTACCTCCGTTGAGCCTAGGCAAGCGCAGCAACAAGATTGGTTGAATAGACTGATATAGAAATGGGAGTGGAACTTTGAAAAAAATACAATTAGCAGTACTTGCTGTCGGATTATTAGCACTTGGTTTTTTTGGTGCAAGC includes the following:
- the fliD gene encoding flagellar filament capping protein FliD, whose protein sequence is MTSALSIDPANLASQYTQIERQAKDQILSTQYAKYNNQIKAFTQLKNDLSDFFDALEDYQDPDTGLLTNTASVSSETNMNVTASADAVSGDYDIFVEQLAQAHQIALSFDPSQPLSTDGELAVSLGTDSFSVDLASLPAGATLTDLASAINNHADNSGVKATLMRSGSETFLVLTSEESGAANTVSTTFTAGADANGANISNAIASQQELTSAQDAIVKLGANSNITVTSTSNQLDNVIDGVSINLTQAQQAGETPIKVSVAQDNEKSVENIQQFVDKFNTLLSSINDNDALKRDVMASGIGRSLRNDFQGEFAGKTLFSIGIEFDRYGKLSIDKGKLEDAIATQPEQLTHMLTGADGLMAKLEQRVEPYTKSYGLINDKKNTLQASLNLVTDKQQRHEYSMEQVYNRYLSQFTQMQITISKLESSMGQF
- the fliS gene encoding flagellar export chaperone FliS gives rise to the protein MYDLNDGFSAYKNTSVESRAAGADIHKLVLMLFDGFLDELERVAGHIQQKRFDKKAQGIEKMMRILGGLDASLDTEKGGEVVVNMQQLYEYCGGALMTASLQNDLSALSSVREVMQNLQQGWAGLGSQAA
- a CDS encoding flagellar hook-length control protein FliK; this encodes MKELIIHPHVSGNRAGAEKVQANFTDPETSQFDLTDHEEHAQSTSELRSELEQVETEKPFELPSQWRSGVYTQFKAENESSMLASGISALSETSLQQGAEATEQEQINMDQVDSALPIQPASQGVTEPQALGSLPVQNSLTSAMQAAAENEAISEKIRVNEQSPTTQGELASKTLLDGLSTQSIANATEQEQLQVTSASYAKELLQPSPNGAQAIPAANQLLNNETVELTKKQAPLFNASSLNTAIVSPSKEYPLSSQQPQMPPVAELETLRSSETKVGPALTLETSPTQPSKVKTALEQPNFAMTELSRSFSFSSAASSEQATQMQQWRTESLSTNSSEWGQRLLNVLHDKVQLQIGQQVQRAQIRLDPPQLGSIDISISVEGEKTTVHIVASNPQIREAMQQTLEQLRQSLTNAEQSTVDVDISDKHQQHKQTHEFTQEQDIAANQLNDLPTSVEPRQAQQQDWLNRLI